One region of bacterium genomic DNA includes:
- a CDS encoding SDR family oxidoreductase, translating into MKESPVSEPIDPWSPPESDGQSSGRSRLQGRRVLVVGAGTRNSDAEDAPIGNGRAMAVLAAREGARVACADISEEAARETADQIKSEGGSACVLVADVTDPADCERLIRDAEHDLAGLDGLVLNVGISLGGGLKGTDAEAWDRTFAANLRSDFLLCKEALPKLRAGASIVFISSIAGRRAGSRMPAYDASKAGVEGLARHVALEGSYQRVRANVVVPGLIDTPLGRLASAGRPSRARTPVPLGRQGTAWEVAYASVFLLSDEASYVTGQTLAVDGGLSVR; encoded by the coding sequence GTCCCCGGTGAGCGAACCGATCGATCCCTGGTCCCCGCCTGAATCCGACGGCCAGAGCAGCGGCCGCAGTCGCCTACAAGGACGAAGAGTGCTCGTCGTGGGCGCGGGCACACGCAACAGCGATGCCGAAGACGCGCCGATCGGCAACGGCCGCGCCATGGCGGTTCTGGCGGCACGCGAAGGCGCACGGGTTGCGTGCGCGGACATTTCTGAAGAAGCCGCCCGAGAGACCGCCGACCAGATCAAATCTGAAGGAGGAAGCGCCTGCGTTCTGGTAGCAGACGTGACCGACCCGGCGGATTGCGAGCGCCTGATTCGAGATGCCGAGCACGACCTGGCGGGCCTCGACGGATTGGTTCTCAACGTCGGGATCAGTCTGGGAGGTGGCCTGAAAGGAACCGATGCCGAAGCCTGGGATCGGACCTTCGCGGCGAATCTGCGCTCGGACTTCCTGCTCTGCAAGGAAGCGCTGCCGAAGCTTCGAGCGGGTGCGTCGATCGTGTTCATCAGTTCGATTGCCGGTCGCCGAGCAGGCAGCCGCATGCCCGCCTACGACGCATCGAAAGCCGGTGTCGAGGGCCTGGCTCGTCACGTCGCACTCGAAGGCTCCTACCAGCGTGTACGCGCCAACGTAGTGGTACCCGGACTGATCGACACACCACTGGGCCGACTGGCCAGCGCGGGACGACCTTCCCGCGCCAGAACTCCGGTTCCGCTGGGCCGCCAGGGGACCGCCTGGGAGGTCGCGTACGCCAGTGTCTTCCTGCTGTCAGACGAAGCCAGCTACGTCACCGGGCAAACGCTCGCTGTCGATGGAGGCTTGAGCGTGCGCTGA